ATTTAACTTTCTCCAACTTTTTACATCTAAATCAATCTATGCAGAGAGTGTCGCGTGAAAAGGAGTTTTGAAAAATACGTTGAATTGCGTATATAGGGACGTCTATTTGTCTAATTATTAAACGTGATTTTTCATTCAAATAAAAAAGTATAAAAAAGCATCTATTTTTTATTTTTTGGTAAAAAATCCCCTGATTAATCAGGGGAAATGTGGAGAGTTTTATCGTTATTACACCGATAAGAATTTACTGATGGTTTGCTCATCGACATTGGCACGGACATCTTCATAAGCAAAACGTCCTTTATCAATCACCAGAAAACGATCTGCCATCGCCATAGTGAAACTTAAGACCTGTTCAGAAACCACGATGGTTAAATCACGTTTATCTCGGATCTCTTTTAAGGTTTTGGCGATGTCTTTGATGATCGAAGGTTGGATCCCTTCGGTTGGTTCATCGAGAAGCAGCACTTTAGGGTTGGTTGCCAAAGCACGTGCAATCGCAAGCTGCTGCTGTTGACCACCCGATAAGTTACCGCCTTTACGTTTACGCATATCCCAAAGTACAGGGAAGAGCTCATAGAGGTCATCAGGCACTTTACCGTGAGCAGAAGCAGGTAAACCTGTTTGTATGTTCTCAAGTACGGACATGGTCGAAAAAATCATACGACCTTGCGGCACATACGCGACACCGTTTTCAACACGCTGGTAAGGATCAAGTTTTTCGATATTCTTACCATCCAGCTTGATTTCACCTTTGGTATTTTTAATATCACCGATCAAAGTCTTGAACAGGGTGGTTTTACCCATACCGTTACGCCCCATGATCGCAACGATTTCTTTGGGCTGAATTTTAATATCAAGATCGTGAATGACCTGACTTTGTTTATAACCTGAACACAAAGAATTTATTTCGAATAATCCGCTCATATGGCTTCCTCCTTAGTGTCCTAGATAGACTTCAATCACTTTTGGATCATTTTGAACATCGTCCATTTTTCCTGCTGCCAAGATTTTGCCTTGGTGAAGAACGGTAACTTTGTCTGCAATGGTTTTAACGAATTCCATATCGTGCTCAATTACGAGCACTGAACGTCCTTGGCTGATTTTTTTCAAAAGTTGCGCGGTCTGTTCACGCTCTGAGACACTCATGCCTGCCACAGGCTCATCGAGCATTAAAAGTTCAGGATCTTGCATGAGTAACATGCCAATCTCGAGCCATTGCTTTTGACCATGAGACAGCAGGCCTGCTGGCGTATCGAGTAAGTCAGTCAGGAAAATCATCCCCGCGACTTCATTGATTCGGTCTTCAACGTCTTTGGTACGTTTAAAGAACAGCGCACCAAAGACATTACGACCACGCGGGAATGACATTTCTAAGTTGTCATAGACCGAGAGGTTTTCGTAGATATTTGGGTTTTGGAATTTGCGTCCGACACCCTTACGCACAATGTCAAACTCTTTGAGTTTGGTGAGTTCGATATCGTTGAATTTAATCGTGCCTGAGGTAGCTTTGGTTTTACCGCAGATTAAATCCAGCACGGTGGTTTTACCTGCACCGTTTGGTCCAATGACCACGTGTACTTCGTTTTTGTCCAAGTAGAAGTTGAGGTCGCTGACGGCTTTGAAGCCGTCAAACGAAACTGTGAGATCTTCAATGACAAGGACAGGTTTCGCCATTTCTACACCGACTTTACTCATTTGACACCTCCTTCTACAACTGGGTCTTGGATATCTTCAGGGTCGTTGGCAGGTGGTGGGGTAGGTTTGTCAGCCACTTTCTTTTTCAGGAAGATTGGACGAACATATTTTTCATAAACACCAGCCAAACCATTTGGAAGGAACATCACCACGAAGATGAATAGACCACCGAGTAAGAACAACCACAGTTCTGGGAATGCTTCAGAGAAGTAAGTTTTACCCAGGTTCACAAGTACAGCACCATAAACAGCGCCAATCAGAGATAAACGACCACCGACAGCAGCAAGAATCACCATCTCAATAGAAGGCA
This window of the Acinetobacter sp. NCu2D-2 genome carries:
- the urtE gene encoding urea ABC transporter ATP-binding subunit UrtE produces the protein MSGLFEINSLCSGYKQSQVIHDLDIKIQPKEIVAIMGRNGMGKTTLFKTLIGDIKNTKGEIKLDGKNIEKLDPYQRVENGVAYVPQGRMIFSTMSVLENIQTGLPASAHGKVPDDLYELFPVLWDMRKRKGGNLSGGQQQQLAIARALATNPKVLLLDEPTEGIQPSIIKDIAKTLKEIRDKRDLTIVVSEQVLSFTMAMADRFLVIDKGRFAYEDVRANVDEQTISKFLSV
- the urtD gene encoding urea ABC transporter ATP-binding protein UrtD, coding for MSKVGVEMAKPVLVIEDLTVSFDGFKAVSDLNFYLDKNEVHVVIGPNGAGKTTVLDLICGKTKATSGTIKFNDIELTKLKEFDIVRKGVGRKFQNPNIYENLSVYDNLEMSFPRGRNVFGALFFKRTKDVEDRINEVAGMIFLTDLLDTPAGLLSHGQKQWLEIGMLLMQDPELLMLDEPVAGMSVSEREQTAQLLKKISQGRSVLVIEHDMEFVKTIADKVTVLHQGKILAAGKMDDVQNDPKVIEVYLGH